The following proteins are encoded in a genomic region of Prochlorococcus marinus XMU1408:
- a CDS encoding 4a-hydroxytetrahydrobiopterin dehydratase, translating to MVSLIEQNQLDYFKEKNPSWIIDNKTIKKEFKFDNFIDAFGFMSKVALLSEKMDHHPNWQNTYNKVKIELTTHDKGGITTNDIKLAESIDKLINT from the coding sequence ATGGTTTCTTTAATAGAGCAAAATCAACTAGATTATTTTAAAGAAAAGAACCCTTCTTGGATAATAGATAATAAAACCATAAAGAAGGAATTTAAATTTGATAATTTTATTGATGCTTTTGGCTTTATGAGTAAGGTCGCCCTTTTATCTGAAAAAATGGATCATCATCCAAATTGGCAGAATACATATAATAAAGTTAAAATCGAATTAACTACACATGACAAAGGTGGAATTACTACTAATGACATCAAGCTTGCTGAGTCTATTGATAAATTAATCAATACCTAA
- a CDS encoding secondary thiamine-phosphate synthase enzyme YjbQ: MDQVLSTLDFETNGQGFTDITKDINHWIKNYKLHKGILLIFLKHTSCSLIINENADINVLKDLSTYMKAIVPEKGFYPIDRSDKRIEYLHSEEGFDDMPAHIRTMLTSNNLSFSVVDGKLEIGLWQAIYIWEHRTSNKSRSLQLHAIGDFDLN, encoded by the coding sequence ATGGATCAGGTTTTATCAACTTTAGATTTCGAGACGAATGGACAAGGCTTTACTGATATAACAAAAGATATAAATCATTGGATTAAAAATTACAAGCTTCATAAAGGAATACTTCTTATTTTTCTAAAACATACAAGCTGTAGTTTAATTATAAATGAAAATGCGGACATCAATGTTCTTAAAGATTTATCAACTTACATGAAAGCCATTGTGCCCGAAAAGGGATTTTATCCAATTGACAGAAGTGATAAAAGAATAGAATATCTTCATTCAGAAGAGGGATTTGACGATATGCCTGCTCATATAAGAACAATGCTTACCTCAAATAATCTTAGCTTCAGTGTTGTTGATGGCAAATTAGAAATAGGCTTATGGCAAGCAATTTATATTTGGGAACATAGAACCTCAAATAAATCAAGGTCATTACAATTGCATGCAATTGGTGATTTTGATTTAAATTAA